A region of uncultured Draconibacterium sp. DNA encodes the following proteins:
- a CDS encoding patatin-like phospholipase family protein, with protein sequence MKNFILTTNQLVAIVFFLLAVFPVYSQEENNVEKPKVALVLSGGGAKGLAHIGVLKVLEEAGIRPDIITGTSMGSIMGSLYAVGYTADELSDINKNANWDVLLTDKERLLSVAMDEKDETKKYLFDIPIREKRINLPAGVIDGQHLEAYFSELLWPLTEEEDFNQLPIPFHCMSVDMISGETVEHSSGDLVKSIRASMSIPTVFSPVQMDSMLLVDGGVTRNFPVQEAINMGADVIIGVYVGFQEDITVGDIQSMTDILQRSIALGGIVDAKAQFSKCDVLIIPDLHDYSAADFVKGNEIQQIGEDAARGKWSEIKALADKYDLKFEAVNRIPQPEKVRITGMEVTGLNYLNRNFVLSKSGIEIGDRISAEDIKEAIDFMYGSMHFAKLTYSLKKDWNSEGYILVFHVKERPRAMLKLAPRYDDDLGVGITTNFTLRNMVAPATRMLISLNIAENPGMEIKLNKFVGKKQRLSDYFFMDTYNYKLPFYDGGNRLGNYKKGYFAGGYGLEYLFGLNHQLGGNAFYKYNRLTPRADLQSIYPETDFDNLKSHDWGYQLYYKVNTTDDLYFPKRGIKLNIGFQHILSANSKMSLNTSEPRDYLIGEINDPYATLTIDHNWYKTFARKLTYKFGVGAGFSTEDSGANGIYMLGGSQFGPGKLQFKDLAGFNFAEIYTYNYALAKSSLSWEIASGLYVTTSVNVAATAKTYEDLFDHLTTQPFGDNIWGYSFGFKYDSLMGPMQLLISGNNLDNESRFHFSLGFPF encoded by the coding sequence ATGAAAAATTTTATCCTCACAACTAATCAATTAGTGGCCATTGTATTTTTTCTACTGGCTGTTTTTCCTGTTTATTCTCAAGAAGAAAATAATGTTGAAAAGCCCAAAGTCGCTTTGGTTTTAAGCGGTGGAGGTGCAAAAGGTTTGGCGCATATCGGTGTGCTTAAAGTGCTTGAAGAAGCCGGAATACGACCCGATATTATTACCGGAACCAGCATGGGAAGTATTATGGGCAGTTTATACGCTGTTGGTTATACAGCGGATGAACTTTCTGATATTAATAAAAACGCCAACTGGGATGTGTTGTTAACCGATAAAGAAAGGCTGTTAAGTGTAGCTATGGACGAAAAGGATGAAACCAAGAAATACCTTTTCGACATTCCGATACGTGAAAAAAGGATTAACCTGCCGGCCGGTGTTATTGACGGGCAACATCTTGAAGCTTATTTTTCCGAACTACTCTGGCCCCTTACTGAAGAAGAAGATTTTAATCAGCTGCCAATCCCATTTCATTGTATGTCGGTCGATATGATATCGGGAGAAACCGTTGAACACAGCTCGGGAGATCTGGTGAAATCAATTCGTGCCAGTATGTCTATTCCAACTGTTTTTTCACCCGTTCAAATGGACTCAATGCTTTTGGTTGACGGAGGTGTTACCCGCAATTTTCCGGTTCAGGAAGCTATAAACATGGGGGCCGATGTAATTATTGGTGTTTATGTCGGCTTTCAGGAAGATATAACTGTTGGCGACATTCAATCGATGACCGATATTCTGCAGCGGTCGATAGCTCTTGGTGGAATTGTTGACGCCAAAGCACAGTTTTCAAAATGCGATGTATTGATCATTCCGGATCTGCATGATTATTCAGCAGCCGATTTTGTGAAAGGAAACGAAATTCAGCAGATTGGCGAAGATGCCGCCCGGGGAAAATGGAGCGAAATAAAAGCACTTGCCGATAAATACGATTTAAAATTCGAAGCTGTAAATCGAATTCCGCAACCTGAAAAGGTCAGGATTACAGGAATGGAAGTAACGGGCCTGAATTATTTGAACAGGAACTTTGTTTTGTCGAAATCGGGAATAGAAATTGGCGATAGGATTAGCGCTGAAGATATTAAGGAAGCCATCGATTTTATGTATGGCTCCATGCATTTCGCGAAACTGACTTATTCGTTAAAAAAAGATTGGAACAGCGAAGGGTATATCCTTGTTTTCCATGTAAAAGAAAGGCCCAGGGCTATGCTAAAGCTGGCTCCGCGCTACGATGATGATCTGGGAGTTGGGATAACCACCAACTTTACATTACGGAATATGGTTGCCCCGGCAACACGTATGTTAATCTCGTTAAATATCGCCGAAAATCCGGGCATGGAAATCAAGTTAAATAAGTTCGTTGGAAAGAAACAACGCCTGTCCGACTATTTCTTTATGGATACCTACAATTATAAACTTCCGTTTTACGATGGTGGCAATCGACTTGGCAACTACAAAAAGGGTTATTTCGCCGGGGGGTACGGACTGGAGTATTTGTTTGGCCTTAATCATCAATTAGGCGGCAATGCATTTTATAAATACAACCGTTTAACACCGCGAGCCGATCTGCAATCGATTTATCCGGAAACTGATTTCGATAACCTGAAATCGCACGACTGGGGGTATCAGTTGTATTACAAGGTAAATACCACCGACGATCTTTATTTTCCGAAAAGAGGAATAAAACTAAATATTGGATTTCAACATATTTTGTCGGCCAACAGCAAAATGAGCTTAAATACTTCAGAACCGAGAGATTATTTAATCGGGGAGATTAATGATCCTTATGCAACTTTAACGATCGATCATAACTGGTATAAAACTTTTGCCCGCAAACTTACTTATAAATTCGGGGTAGGGGCAGGTTTTAGCACCGAAGATTCCGGTGCCAACGGGATTTATATGTTGGGTGGATCGCAATTTGGCCCAGGCAAACTACAGTTTAAAGACCTGGCAGGTTTTAATTTTGCCGAAATTTACACCTACAACTACGCGCTTGCAAAATCATCATTAAGTTGGGAAATCGCTTCGGGATTATATGTAACTACAAGCGTTAATGTGGCTGCCACTGCCAAAACTTACGAGGACTTGTTCGATCATCTGACAACACAGCCATTTGGTGATAATATCTGGGGATATAGTTTCGGATTTAAGTACGATTCGCTAATGGGGCCGATGCAGTTATTAATATCGGGTAACAACCTGGATAACGAGTCGCGTTTTCATTTTAGTCTTGGATTTCCGTTCTAA
- a CDS encoding TolC family protein — translation MKTIKQQKAVLLFLLLLAVGITVHGQSQDQLLSFDQAMQIMLEQNPALLRQKEEIRQKEYEIKSKKGLRLPQVSLNATAMAMSDPLHLDLTPVGEAISPLYETLGTYGVFSGVPNPDPATNALYPYLSDEMSTQVVRQQLLEGGEAIEAHDWDEIIQDKNFALLTASFAMPIYAGSKINGANQAAVVNLDISQQELRHTEGVLLTELVTRYYGLALGLQVEKLRKEMLKSMENHYNDAKKLYDNGMIAKLELLHAEVEKNEAEREVKQAVRNVEILRTGLRATLAADSLGHVIPANNLFINSELTGLAVWLDRAKELNPQLKQIQGKKELVEIKHRVEKNEYLPTIAAMGNYNIADKNFSPYMPEWELGIGMKWNLFQGMSRKNNILASETLHNQVEYAEQKANNDLEAYLVKLYNELQMQMEQKTELETTLELANEYRQSTEKAFNEGLATSTDVVEANTKVLQVKTLRLSVLYNYDVGLANFLQTAGVPEQYIHFSSGENTVTESL, via the coding sequence ATGAAAACAATTAAACAACAGAAAGCAGTCTTATTGTTCCTTTTGCTTTTGGCAGTGGGAATAACGGTTCACGGGCAGTCGCAGGACCAATTGTTGTCATTCGACCAGGCGATGCAAATAATGTTGGAACAAAATCCGGCACTGTTGCGCCAAAAAGAAGAGATCAGGCAGAAAGAATACGAGATCAAATCGAAGAAAGGCTTGCGTTTGCCACAGGTTTCGCTAAATGCAACAGCAATGGCCATGTCCGATCCTTTGCATCTCGATTTAACTCCGGTGGGCGAAGCCATCAGTCCGTTATACGAAACACTGGGAACTTACGGTGTTTTTAGCGGCGTTCCAAATCCCGATCCGGCAACCAATGCACTTTATCCTTATTTAAGCGACGAAATGAGTACCCAAGTTGTACGTCAGCAATTACTTGAAGGAGGCGAAGCCATTGAAGCACACGACTGGGATGAGATTATTCAGGACAAGAATTTTGCCTTACTGACAGCGAGTTTCGCGATGCCAATTTATGCCGGAAGCAAAATAAACGGTGCCAACCAGGCTGCCGTAGTAAATCTGGATATTAGCCAGCAGGAATTACGTCATACTGAAGGCGTTTTGCTTACCGAGCTGGTTACTCGTTATTATGGTCTTGCTCTCGGGTTGCAAGTGGAAAAACTTCGTAAAGAAATGCTAAAAAGTATGGAGAACCATTACAACGATGCAAAAAAACTATACGATAACGGAATGATTGCAAAACTTGAATTGCTTCATGCCGAGGTGGAAAAAAATGAGGCCGAACGAGAAGTGAAGCAAGCCGTGCGTAATGTTGAGATATTGCGAACCGGTTTAAGAGCAACACTGGCTGCTGATTCGTTGGGGCATGTTATTCCAGCCAATAATTTATTTATAAATAGCGAGTTAACAGGTTTGGCTGTGTGGTTAGATCGCGCCAAAGAATTAAATCCTCAATTGAAACAAATTCAGGGGAAAAAGGAGCTTGTTGAGATAAAACACCGGGTAGAAAAAAACGAATATTTACCAACGATTGCAGCAATGGGTAATTACAACATTGCCGATAAAAATTTTTCGCCATACATGCCCGAATGGGAACTGGGAATTGGAATGAAGTGGAACTTGTTTCAGGGAATGAGCCGGAAGAACAATATACTGGCCAGTGAAACTTTACACAACCAGGTTGAATACGCCGAACAAAAAGCCAACAACGATTTGGAAGCCTACCTGGTAAAGCTCTATAACGAATTACAAATGCAAATGGAGCAAAAAACCGAATTAGAAACAACGCTTGAGTTGGCAAACGAATACCGCCAGAGTACCGAGAAAGCATTTAACGAAGGATTGGCAACCTCTACCGATGTGGTGGAGGCGAATACAAAAGTGCTGCAGGTAAAAACATTGCGCCTTAGTGTTTTATATAATTACGATGTCGGATTGGCAAATTTCCTCCAAACAGCGGGTGTTCCCGAACAATACATCCATTTTTCGAGTGGAGAGAATACTGTAACCGAATCACTTTAA
- a CDS encoding TolC family protein, which translates to MNQLIKYIAGTIIVLLTVFGNTFAQKVMTLEDCREQAVKFNKELKNAALQNREAQVNQEVARTAYLPSVGFSSSLMHRPGMDAINMPGHFLPTADSEEAALNGDFSGTSDVWSPGINIDLGSLTLINSGFEVNQAIYAGGKIRYANQQADAGVSIADMALNMKYSEVIEHTDKAFWQVATVEENIIIAEEYIKMLTELEEQMTAMYEVGLQPASEKLRVTVQKNEADLNLIKARNGLKVAKMYLNQILGQPLDTEIQISHEAGSNVKLFNLEDGLEQAGNKRNELKILEKQKEISELDAKITRADYLPTIGVSAQYTSYWVKDLYEEIDFQPMLAAQVSIPIFQWGQGKKKQRAAQLKVQQAETDLQHTNDLINLEVMQVKVQVEEAYESILLAQKSVAEAEESMNETEASFEVGLNTTTDLLNAQAQWVQAKAQLTQTIAGFEVLKTRWQSVTGNLYMPEEEN; encoded by the coding sequence ATGAATCAATTAATAAAATATATAGCCGGCACAATTATCGTTTTACTAACGGTGTTTGGTAACACCTTCGCACAAAAAGTAATGACACTGGAAGATTGTCGCGAGCAGGCTGTTAAATTCAACAAAGAATTAAAAAATGCAGCCTTACAAAACCGCGAAGCTCAGGTAAACCAGGAAGTGGCCAGAACGGCTTATTTGCCTTCGGTTGGCTTCTCTTCGTCGTTAATGCACCGTCCCGGAATGGATGCGATAAACATGCCGGGGCATTTTTTACCTACGGCCGATAGTGAAGAGGCCGCTTTGAATGGTGACTTTTCAGGAACCAGCGATGTATGGAGCCCCGGAATTAATATTGATTTGGGGAGTTTAACGCTTATAAACAGTGGTTTTGAAGTGAACCAGGCAATTTATGCCGGAGGGAAAATACGCTACGCTAACCAGCAGGCCGATGCCGGTGTTTCTATTGCCGATATGGCGTTGAATATGAAGTATTCAGAAGTTATTGAGCATACTGACAAGGCGTTTTGGCAGGTGGCAACCGTTGAAGAGAATATTATAATTGCCGAAGAATACATTAAGATGCTTACCGAGCTGGAAGAGCAAATGACGGCGATGTACGAAGTTGGATTACAACCGGCAAGCGAAAAATTACGGGTAACGGTACAGAAAAATGAAGCCGATTTAAATCTGATCAAGGCACGAAACGGTTTAAAAGTGGCCAAAATGTATTTGAACCAGATTCTGGGTCAGCCACTGGATACGGAGATTCAAATTAGCCACGAGGCTGGTTCCAACGTAAAATTGTTTAACCTGGAAGATGGATTGGAGCAGGCCGGCAATAAACGAAACGAGCTTAAAATTCTGGAAAAACAGAAAGAAATCTCGGAACTGGATGCTAAAATTACCCGTGCCGATTATTTGCCAACCATTGGCGTAAGCGCACAATATACCAGTTACTGGGTAAAAGATTTATACGAGGAAATCGATTTTCAACCTATGCTGGCGGCGCAGGTTTCTATCCCGATTTTCCAGTGGGGACAGGGAAAAAAGAAACAACGTGCAGCACAATTAAAAGTGCAACAAGCCGAAACAGATTTGCAACATACAAATGATTTGATTAATCTTGAGGTAATGCAGGTAAAAGTGCAGGTTGAAGAAGCTTACGAATCCATTCTTTTGGCGCAAAAAAGTGTTGCCGAGGCGGAGGAAAGCATGAACGAAACCGAGGCCAGTTTTGAGGTAGGTTTAAATACAACCACTGATTTGTTGAATGCACAGGCGCAGTGGGTTCAGGCTAAAGCGCAGTTAACACAAACTATTGCCGGTTTCGAGGTGCTTAAAACCAGGTGGCAAAGTGTAACCGGAAACCTCTACATGCCTGAAGAAGAAAATTAG
- a CDS encoding LytTR family DNA-binding domain-containing protein yields the protein MRVIIVEDELHNYRLLRGMVEKLRPEWQIVEWFESVKSTVAWLQSTPAPDLIFMDIQLTDGISFSIFEQVDVTSMVIFTTAYDEYALRAFQVNSIDYLLKPIKEEKLRLAIEKFEHMVSASNEKSDVAPDYKELLQAISSGDKKYRKRFLISGATSYFKLDVEDVAWFYTENRVTTAVTFKGKEHVIDLTIEKLEEQLDPDLFFRTNRSSIVHIDAIRKFENHFGGKLILRLIPPFDEPITISRLKATEFKEWVGK from the coding sequence GTGAGAGTTATTATTGTTGAAGATGAATTGCATAACTATCGTTTGCTAAGGGGAATGGTTGAAAAACTGCGGCCCGAATGGCAAATTGTCGAATGGTTTGAAAGTGTTAAGAGTACGGTTGCCTGGCTGCAAAGTACTCCGGCACCCGACCTGATCTTTATGGATATTCAACTAACCGATGGTATCAGTTTCTCCATATTCGAACAGGTAGATGTAACCAGCATGGTAATTTTTACCACGGCGTACGACGAATATGCTTTGCGCGCTTTTCAGGTAAACAGTATCGACTATTTGCTCAAACCGATAAAGGAAGAGAAGCTGCGTTTGGCTATCGAAAAATTTGAGCACATGGTTTCGGCATCAAACGAAAAGTCGGACGTTGCTCCCGATTATAAAGAGCTGCTGCAGGCAATTTCTTCAGGTGACAAGAAATACCGTAAACGTTTTCTCATAAGCGGTGCAACATCGTATTTTAAACTCGATGTGGAAGATGTGGCCTGGTTTTACACCGAAAACCGGGTAACAACAGCCGTAACTTTCAAGGGGAAAGAGCATGTAATTGATTTAACCATTGAAAAACTGGAAGAACAGCTCGACCCGGATTTATTTTTTCGTACCAACAGGAGTTCGATTGTGCACATCGATGCCATCCGGAAATTTGAAAATCATTTTGGAGGAAAGTTGATTTTGAGACTCATTCCACCCTTTGATGAGCCTATTACAATTAGCCGTTTAAAGGCAACCGAATTCAAGGAATGGGTGGGGAAATAA
- a CDS encoding sugar phosphate isomerase/epimerase, whose product MKNRREFLRISTAGTVGVLALGTYACGSGGKKPVEQAAEAVKAATGMGVGLQLYSIRDAMAADAAGSLKRIADMGYKFVEMASYADGKFYGVAPKEFQKMVEDNGMKVVSSHTSVEAEGITTSSAQIMADAHAEIGVEYCVQPWIEEKDRNIETYKRMIAEWNKVGEIMKNVGIQFGYHNHNFEFKPTDGIVPYYDVFLKEMDADLITMELDCYWALKAGQDPVEMFNKYPGRFQLLHFKGMGDEVVEPFYTVDKDDIVSVGAGVADYKSIMDARETAGMKYFFVEDDNQGNGKPFEGVKASIDNLNAKILV is encoded by the coding sequence ATGAAGAACAGAAGAGAATTTCTGAGAATTTCTACGGCAGGTACAGTAGGTGTTTTGGCACTGGGAACCTATGCCTGTGGCTCGGGCGGCAAAAAACCGGTTGAACAGGCGGCAGAAGCGGTTAAGGCTGCAACCGGAATGGGAGTTGGCCTGCAATTGTACAGTATCCGCGATGCCATGGCAGCCGATGCGGCCGGTTCGTTAAAAAGAATTGCCGACATGGGCTATAAGTTTGTTGAAATGGCCTCGTATGCCGATGGTAAATTTTATGGCGTAGCCCCTAAAGAATTCCAGAAGATGGTTGAGGACAATGGAATGAAAGTAGTTAGTAGCCATACCAGTGTTGAAGCCGAAGGAATTACTACTTCAAGTGCCCAGATAATGGCAGATGCACACGCCGAAATTGGTGTTGAATATTGTGTTCAGCCGTGGATTGAAGAGAAAGACAGAAATATAGAAACTTACAAAAGAATGATTGCCGAGTGGAATAAAGTTGGCGAGATCATGAAAAATGTAGGGATTCAGTTTGGTTACCACAACCATAACTTCGAGTTTAAACCAACCGACGGAATCGTACCTTACTATGATGTATTCCTGAAAGAAATGGATGCCGACTTGATTACCATGGAATTGGATTGTTACTGGGCATTGAAAGCCGGTCAGGATCCTGTTGAAATGTTCAACAAATATCCCGGACGTTTCCAGTTGCTTCACTTTAAAGGTATGGGCGACGAGGTTGTTGAACCATTTTATACCGTTGACAAAGACGATATTGTATCTGTTGGCGCCGGTGTTGCTGATTACAAAAGTATTATGGATGCACGCGAAACTGCCGGCATGAAATACTTCTTTGTGGAAGACGACAATCAGGGGAACGGAAAACCTTTTGAAGGTGTGAAAGCAAGTATCGATAATCTTAATGCGAAGATTTTAGTTTAA
- a CDS encoding histidine kinase, translated as MKCLELHSKKKPTLATRLPSYEPVSILGRFIIISIIAVLVLHFISYVTHIPEEEDVKIPLVIYVVVILAFNFAAEIQIVLDNILERFLPVPKKIKLRLFLQISVGILFLIFAHRIIMYFIDPKLGIGESRSGVIMGMITGLVFVQMVANSLTIARFAQKWFDSQEQIAEMKREKLRMDYNSLQDQLNPHFLFNNLSVLKSLIIYNPEVAVEFTENFTDVYRYVLQSKDKRLVKLADELDFMKAYFALHKERLGEGINIENQVPGTILDKEIAPLTGQLLIENAIKHNITSRETPLVIKVFVEDDNLVVSNSLNLRDASYSTKTGLKNLVKRYEILTEKEIVVQYDEKCFEVKVPLL; from the coding sequence ATGAAGTGTTTAGAACTACATAGCAAAAAAAAGCCAACCCTTGCTACCCGGTTGCCCAGCTACGAACCGGTTAGCATTCTGGGGCGCTTTATTATCATTAGCATTATTGCTGTGCTGGTGCTGCATTTTATTTCGTATGTAACGCATATTCCGGAAGAAGAAGATGTTAAAATTCCACTCGTAATTTATGTGGTTGTAATATTGGCCTTTAATTTTGCAGCCGAGATACAAATCGTTCTCGATAATATTCTGGAGCGCTTTCTGCCTGTTCCAAAAAAGATAAAGCTGAGGCTCTTTCTGCAGATCAGTGTCGGGATATTGTTCCTGATTTTTGCACATCGGATAATCATGTATTTCATCGATCCGAAACTGGGTATTGGTGAGTCCAGATCAGGTGTGATTATGGGAATGATTACCGGTTTGGTTTTTGTACAGATGGTGGCCAATTCGCTAACTATTGCCCGTTTTGCACAAAAGTGGTTCGATTCGCAGGAACAGATCGCTGAAATGAAGCGCGAAAAGTTACGTATGGATTATAATTCGTTGCAAGACCAGCTAAATCCACACTTTCTGTTCAACAACCTTAGTGTGCTAAAATCATTAATAATTTACAATCCGGAAGTGGCAGTGGAGTTTACAGAAAACTTTACCGATGTGTACCGATATGTGTTGCAAAGTAAAGACAAACGGCTGGTGAAATTAGCCGATGAACTTGATTTTATGAAAGCCTACTTCGCGCTGCACAAAGAACGGCTGGGTGAAGGAATTAATATTGAAAACCAAGTGCCGGGCACTATTTTAGATAAGGAAATTGCTCCGTTAACAGGACAACTGTTGATTGAAAATGCCATTAAACACAACATCACAAGTCGTGAAACTCCTTTGGTAATTAAAGTTTTTGTTGAGGATGATAATTTGGTGGTATCAAATAGTTTAAATCTAAGAGACGCTTCATATTCCACAAAAACAGGATTAAAGAACCTGGTGAAACGTTACGAGATATTAACAGAAAAGGAAATTGTCGTTCAGTACGACGAAAAATGTTTTGAAGTGAAAGTACCGTTATTGTGA
- a CDS encoding TetR family transcriptional regulator has translation MARTTDQTKIERLKQSTMKMVVENGFGGASVALISKDAQVASGYFYMHYKGKYELVNTILQEVYSEVFGMFEKLIEQCKPFHETIENIIRHFVELANKEPIRVKFLYVLTNDYNFVIDKHIQENTQMLLEKLMELGRSGNDLDKTLIVSDLYLILIITTIQFINQKYRNNDRDIIDEEDIKHLLKLIFKFLK, from the coding sequence ATGGCACGGACTACAGATCAGACAAAAATTGAAAGGCTAAAACAGTCGACAATGAAAATGGTGGTTGAAAATGGTTTTGGAGGAGCTTCGGTGGCATTGATTTCAAAAGATGCACAAGTGGCTTCGGGCTATTTCTACATGCATTACAAAGGTAAATACGAGCTTGTAAACACCATTTTACAAGAGGTTTACAGCGAAGTGTTCGGCATGTTCGAAAAACTAATAGAACAATGTAAACCCTTTCATGAAACCATTGAAAATATAATCCGCCATTTTGTTGAATTGGCAAACAAGGAGCCAATCCGGGTGAAATTTTTATACGTGCTTACCAACGATTATAATTTCGTAATCGATAAACATATTCAGGAAAATACACAGATGCTGCTTGAAAAATTGATGGAGCTGGGACGATCAGGCAACGATTTGGACAAGACACTCATCGTTAGTGATTTGTACCTGATATTGATAATAACCACCATTCAGTTTATCAATCAAAAATACAGAAACAACGATCGGGATATCATTGACGAAGAGGATATTAAGCATTTACTAAAACTGATTTTTAAGTTTTTGAAATAG